AAGCTGGACCGGGCGAGTAGCGTACTTCGCTGTTGGGGATGTTGGGGATGTTGGGGATGTTGGGGATGTTGGGGATGTCGGGCAACCCGAGGAATGAGCGAGATGACTGCTGTAGCAACCGATCACCGCGTGGCGGCGCCGGCCGCGTTGGTGGGCGGGCCGGGGTGAGCTCGGTCCGGGCACAGGATCTGGCAGCGGTGGAGGTATTCGCCGACATCGCGACGGAGCAGCTCACAGCGTTGGCTGACCACCTGAAGCCGCTGCATTCGGTCGCGGGCGAGGTTTTGATGCGCCAGGGTGACCGGGCGGAGTCGTTTGTCATCATCACCGCCGGCCGGGTCGAGGTCAGGCACGTCGACCGGGACGGTCAGATATCGGTGACGGAGCTGTCGCCGGGGCTGATCGTCGGCGAAATCGCCTTGTTGCGGCACACCATGAGGACGGCGACGGTGATCGCCAAAGACGACGTGTGCGGCTATCGGGGATACAACGATGCCTTCGAGGCCATGCTGGCCATCCCCGAGGTCGCCGAGCGAATGGTCCGCACCGCGCGACAACGGCTGGCGGCCTACGCCGCCCCGATCCCGGTATCCGTCGAAGACCATCCTGATCTGCTGTTGCGCCCGGTCCTGCCCGGCGACGCCGAACGGTCCCAGAGCAGCGGGACGTTCTCCCGAGAAACCCTGTATCGGCGCTTCATGTCGTCATACCAGCTCAACGATGCGCGGCTGGCCTACCTGTTCGAGGTCGACTATGTCGATCATTTCGTCTGGGTCATGACCGATGGCGCCGACGGTCCGGTCGTCGCGGTCGGCAGGTTCGTTCGGGACAAGGACGACCCCGGCCTGGCCGAGGTCGCGCTTACCGTCGGCGACGCGTATCAGCGGCGGGGGATCGGAACGCTGCTGCTGACCGCCCTGGCGATCGCGGCACGCACCGACGGCATCGACCGCTTCTTTGCGCTGGTGCAAGCCGACAACGACGCCGTTCATGCGTTGGTGCGCAAGCTGCATCCCGATTGGGAGCGGGAGGATCCCGGGGTGCTCACCACGACGGTGCAGATCCCGGCCCTCCGAGACCTGCCCCTCGATGACGTCCTGCGCAAACAGATCCTGACCGTGGCCTACCAGGTGATCCACGCGTTCGACTGAGCCGGGTACAACGCCTCTGCCATCTGGGGCCTTTGCGCCCTACCCGACGGCGAGGTGGCTGCGCAGCATGGACCTGTCCGGCTTCGGTATCGGAAGGAGTTGGTCGATGAAATCGCTCGTCGTGTGCGTGTCGACGTCGCACGGCAACACCCGCCGCGTCGCCGACCGGATGGCCGAGGTGCTGCACGCCCAGGTAGTCGAACCCGAGCAAGTCGATCCGCACACGCTCGGCGACTACGACCTCGTCGGCTTCGGATCAGGCATCTACTACATGGCGGTGCACCCGAGGTTACGAAGCTTCTTGCGTCGCCTGCCGCAGGTCGACGGCGTTGCGGCGTTCACCTTCTTCACCAGCGGCGCCCGCGAGATCCCGCTGATGAGCTATCACAAGCCGATGGGAAAACAGCTCGGTGCCAAGGGTTTTGAGGTGATCGGGTTGTTCTCCTGCCGGGGCCTCGACACCGTGGGGCCGTTCGGGTACATCGGCGGGATCAACAAGGGCCGGCCAGACCACCACGACCTGGATCGGGCCGCGGCTTTCGCGGAACGGATTCGCGAGCGGGTCGCGGGGTCCAGAGCGGCGTCCTGACAGATGGCAGGCGAGGAGCGCGACGTCCTGGCACTGGTGCGTGGCCTGGTCGCCGAAGTGCACCCGCATGCCATGCCCCCCTCGGTGACCCTCGACAGCACTTTCGACGACCTCGGTATCGGCAGCCTCGAATTGGCCGAACTGCTGTTGCGGGTCCAGGGCAAGTACGGGGTGGCGCTGCCGTCGAAGCTGCTGGCCCGTGCCGAGACACCGCGTGACCTGGTGGCGGCCGTCGCTCGCGGCCATCCCGTCTTGGCCCCTGAGCGCGGCGCCATGGTGTCTTTCCCCACCACGGAACCGGGCGGGCTGGCGCCGGAAGCCGCGTCGACCCTCAACGATGTCCTCGACTGGCACGTCGGCGCGACCCCGGAGCGCATGCACATCCGGCTGCTCGACGATTCCGGGGGCGGTGCGGACCTGACGTATGCGACGCTGCACCGGGAGGCGGCCGCCGTCGCGGCCGGGTTGATCGCACACGACGTCATGCCGGGCGAGACGGTCGCCATCATGTTGCCCACCTGCCGGGCTTACTTCACCACGTTCGCCGGTGTGGTGCTCGCCGGCGCGGTGCCCGTTCCCGTCTACCCGCCGGCGCGGCCGTCCCAGTTGGCGGATCATCTGCGCCGCACCACCGGCATCCTCACCAATGCCGGGGCCACGCTGCTGGTCACCGTGCCGGAGGCGGTGACGCTCGGGCACCTGTTGCGGTCGAACGTCGAAAGCCTGCGTCACGTCGTCATACCCGAAACACTCACGAGCACAGGCGAAGACGTGGGGCGGGGCCGGCCCGCATTGCCCAGGCCGAGAACCGACGACCTCGCCCTGGTGCAGTACACCTCGGGCAGCACCGGCCAGCCCAAAGGGGTCGCTCTCGCGCACCACAACCTGCTTGCCAACATCCGGGCGATGGGCCAGGCCGCGGGTGCGTCGGGGACGGACACGTTCGTCAGCTGGCTGCCGCTGTACCACGACATGGGTCTGATCGGCGCGTGGCTGGGGTGCATGTATTTCGGTGTCCCGCTGGTGGTGATGAGTCCCCAGGCGTTCCTCATCCGTCCATCCCGATGGCTGTGGGCCATCCACGCCAACCGGGCGACCATGTCGGCCGGACCCAACTTCGCCTACGAGCTGTGCCTGGCCAAGGTCCGCGACGACGAGATCGAGGGGCTCGACCTGAGCTCGTGGCGATTGGCCTATAACGGCGCCGAGCCGGTGAGCCCCGCGACGATAGAGCGGTTCGCCGACCGTTTCGCCGCGTACGGCTTCCGGCGAGACGCGATGACCCCGGTGTACGGCCTGGCCGAATCCTCGGTGGGCCTGGCCTTCCCGCCGCTGGGCCGGGGTCCGCTGATTGACCGGATCCGCCGCGACGAGTTCGTGCGTTCCGGGAGGGCCGAGCCGGCCCGGCCCGGCGAGCGTGACGCACTGCGCTTCGTGGCCTGCGGCCAGCCCCTGCCCGGCCACGAAATCCGCATCGTCGGGACCAACCGGGCCGGCGCCGCCGAACTGGGCGATCGCCGCGAAGGACGAATCGAGTTCCGTGGTCCGTCGGCGACCGCCGGATATTTCAACAACCCGACAGCCACCCGTTCGCTGTTCCGCGGCGACTGGCTCGATACCGGCGACCTGGGCTATGTGGCCGACGGCGACCTCTACGTCACCGGCCGGGTCAAAGATCTGATCATCCGGGCCGGCCGTAACCTGCATCCGGCCGAGTTGGAAGAGGCCGTCG
The nucleotide sequence above comes from Mycobacterium pseudokansasii. Encoded proteins:
- a CDS encoding flavodoxin family protein; protein product: MKSLVVCVSTSHGNTRRVADRMAEVLHAQVVEPEQVDPHTLGDYDLVGFGSGIYYMAVHPRLRSFLRRLPQVDGVAAFTFFTSGAREIPLMSYHKPMGKQLGAKGFEVIGLFSCRGLDTVGPFGYIGGINKGRPDHHDLDRAAAFAERIRERVAGSRAAS
- a CDS encoding AMP-binding protein — encoded protein: MAGEERDVLALVRGLVAEVHPHAMPPSVTLDSTFDDLGIGSLELAELLLRVQGKYGVALPSKLLARAETPRDLVAAVARGHPVLAPERGAMVSFPTTEPGGLAPEAASTLNDVLDWHVGATPERMHIRLLDDSGGGADLTYATLHREAAAVAAGLIAHDVMPGETVAIMLPTCRAYFTTFAGVVLAGAVPVPVYPPARPSQLADHLRRTTGILTNAGATLLVTVPEAVTLGHLLRSNVESLRHVVIPETLTSTGEDVGRGRPALPRPRTDDLALVQYTSGSTGQPKGVALAHHNLLANIRAMGQAAGASGTDTFVSWLPLYHDMGLIGAWLGCMYFGVPLVVMSPQAFLIRPSRWLWAIHANRATMSAGPNFAYELCLAKVRDDEIEGLDLSSWRLAYNGAEPVSPATIERFADRFAAYGFRRDAMTPVYGLAESSVGLAFPPLGRGPLIDRIRRDEFVRSGRAEPARPGERDALRFVACGQPLPGHEIRIVGTNRAGAAELGDRREGRIEFRGPSATAGYFNNPTATRSLFRGDWLDTGDLGYVADGDLYVTGRVKDLIIRAGRNLHPAELEEAVGNLTGVRKGCVAVFASADRSGGAERLIVMAETRLTEDGARAALRSEIASTTVDLLGVPPDDVVLAPPRAVLKTSSGKIRRAASRQLYEAGRIGARPHAVWWELVRLRLRGAAPSMRRTGRAAAAVAFAAYTWAVYLVLGLALVVLLMLLPRERWRWWAVRRSIRLLARLTGTAITVHGRDHLPAQTCIAVANHPSWIDGIVLASVLPPSFHFVVAEQLQQGLYGFALRRLGTQFVERHQREQGVADTDQLVGCARAGKSLVIFPEGRLARAPGLRPFHIGAFVVAAEAGVAALPVAIRGTRSVMRPGHHFPRRGAVDVVIGAPIRPAGPDWDAAVDVQRKAREAVLQMSGEPDVE
- a CDS encoding GNAT family N-acetyltransferase, translated to MSSVRAQDLAAVEVFADIATEQLTALADHLKPLHSVAGEVLMRQGDRAESFVIITAGRVEVRHVDRDGQISVTELSPGLIVGEIALLRHTMRTATVIAKDDVCGYRGYNDAFEAMLAIPEVAERMVRTARQRLAAYAAPIPVSVEDHPDLLLRPVLPGDAERSQSSGTFSRETLYRRFMSSYQLNDARLAYLFEVDYVDHFVWVMTDGADGPVVAVGRFVRDKDDPGLAEVALTVGDAYQRRGIGTLLLTALAIAARTDGIDRFFALVQADNDAVHALVRKLHPDWEREDPGVLTTTVQIPALRDLPLDDVLRKQILTVAYQVIHAFD